Proteins from one Capricornis sumatraensis isolate serow.1 chromosome 2, serow.2, whole genome shotgun sequence genomic window:
- the S100A11 gene encoding protein S100-A11, whose translation MAKVSSPTETERCIESLIAVFQKHAGRDGNNTKLSKAEFLIFMNTELGAFTKNQKDPGVLDRMMKRLDLNSDGQLDFQEFLNLIGGLAIACHESFVKSASGQK comes from the exons gcAAAAGTGTCCAGCCCTACGGAGACTGAACGGTGCATCGAGTCTCTGATTGCTGTTTTCCAGAAGCATGCTGGAAGGGATGGTAACAACACCAAACTCTCCAAGGCTGAGTTCCTAATCTTCATGAATACAGAGCTGGGTGCCTTCACAAAG AACCAGAAGGACCCTGGTGTCCTTGACCGCATGATGAAGAGATTGGACCTCAACTCCGATGGGCAGCTAGATTTCCAAGAATTTCTTAATCTTATTGGTGGCCTGGCCATTGCTTGCCATGAATCCTTTGTGAAGTCTGCCTCTGGCCAGAAGTAA